From the Triticum urartu cultivar G1812 chromosome 4, Tu2.1, whole genome shotgun sequence genome, the window CCGATGCCAAGGCCTGGGCCTGCACCGTCACCGAGGCCCTCGCCGACCGCATCGCCGCCAAGAACTGGCGGGAGGCGCTTCAGGTAACAGTCACCAACCAGCTATACCAATCAAAATTTCCTTATAAATTTGTAATTTCCCTTTTACTTTGCGTCGCACCATTTTAGGAATTACCAACTGATTTGATTTCCGAAAAATGAATAAATATGTGTAGGTCTTCGAGATGCTCAAGGAGCAAACTTTCTACTATCCCAAAGAGGGCACCTACATGAAACTCCTCCTGTTGCTGGGGAGATCAGGCCAGCCTTCTCTAGCACAAGACCTTTTCACCGAGATGCAGCAGCAAGGATGCCAGCCAACTCCCGAGCTTTACACGGCCTTGATCGGGGCCTACTGCCGGAACGGCCTCCTAGACGAGGCACTCAAGCTTCTCGAAGACATGAAGGCCGCCCCGCTGTGCCAGCCTGATGTCTACACTTATAGCATCCTCATCAAGGCCTTCGTCGACGCCTCAAGGTTCGACCTCGTCGATGCTATGTACAAAGAGATGGCTGAGCGCTCCGTGACACCCAACACGGTCACGCAGAACATTGTTCTCAGTGGCTACTGCAGAGCAGGAAGGCTGGACGATATGGAGAAGCTACTCTCGGCGATGCTTGAAAGTGCAAATTGTAAACCGGATGTCTGGACCATGAACATTATCCTAAGCCTGTTTGGGAACAGTGGCCAGGTTGAGCTGATGGAGAAGTGGTACGAGAAATTCCGAGGCTATGGGATCGAGCCAGAGACTCGGACGTTCAACATTCTCATTGGTGCTTACGGGAAGAAGCGGATGTATGACAAGATGTCTGCGGTGATGGAATACATGCGCAGGCTAGCATTTCCATGGACGACTGCTACATACAACAATGTGATCGAGGCATTTGCTGTGGCAGGTGATGCCAAAAACATGGAGGACACATTTAACCAGATGCGCTCAGAGGGGATGAAGCCAGATACAAAGACCTTCTGTTGTCTAATAAACGGGTTCAGCAATGCAGCCCTTTTCCACAAGGTGGTAGGCATGGTAAAGCTTGCTGAGAGGCTCGATGTACCGGCGAATACGTCTTTCCACAACTCTGTTCTTGCGGCATGTGCGAAAGCGGAGGATCTGATGGAAATGGAGAGGGTCTTCAGGCACATGAAGCATATGCAGTGTGAAGCAGATGCCATCACATACTCCATCTTGTTGGAAGCTTATCGGAAGGAAGGAATGACCGACAAGATGTATGCTCTGCAACAGGAGAACCCAAGTTTGGTTTCGACTGAGCTTGTCATGGTGTAACTGACCTCATAAATTGATTATGGTGTTGAGTTCATCTGACTGAAATGAAAAATCCGTTCCTCTTCATGTCTGGAATTAATAATGCAACCTAGCAAATTAACTACTGCCAGAATTGTTTTATTTCTGTTGACCTACAAGATTAGTATGTATGATAACTGTATTGCTGTAAGGACAGAGAAGCTTCATTATATCAACTCTCAAGTGATATGCCACTATTTAGTACCTCCTTTGTTCCAAATAAGTGACGTGCTTTAGTTCAAATTGTTTGAACTAAATCATGACACTTattatggaatggagggagtatacaTTTTGATCCTAGCAGTCATAGTCATTTTGTTTTGGAATGTGTCTGTAAGCTGATTCAGACAAAGGTTTGTGTGGAGTGAATATCCTTCTAGCTTGTCAGGTGAAGTTGAGATTATATCAGGTTCATTTTCATGTTAACGGTAACTGCTAAAATAACAAATGGTCATTTCATTTGGCGCAGTAGACCTGTTTTTATTGCTAGGTGAATGATATGTGCTTTTGATTGACTACTAACCATGGTTTCTATAATAGCATGTACTATGTCAGGAGAGTTGAGGCACTCATCTCGTGGGTCTGCAGTCTGTTCAGAAATAATTTTTAGTACTACTTGGTTTGAGAAGGTACTGACGATAAACCCCTTTCTCTACCACCCCTAATTCATCTGAAGTACTCTGTTTGTTTCTTGTTTTCCCATCCCATGATTGAATCAATGGTTCAGGAACTAGAAAAATATGATCCCGTATTCTTGCAGCGAAGCCCATCTGGAACTGGAATATGGTGTTAAAAAGCACCGTATGTTCGTACCATTTCTAAGTGTAACATGCCTTCTTGTCTTCTGTAAGTATAGATTTGGTGTTCTAAATCagcgacaattaatatggatcggagggagtagcATACAATCCTGGAATACATTCTGGAATTTCCATTCGGTTGCTATAACATGCTTTGTGTTTTCTCAGCATTTTTTTTGCTATACTGTTTTAGTGAAGACAAGTATAAGCTGGGACCCACTATTGATAAATACTCCCGATGTAGCCTGAAGACATACGTGCGACGATGGCTGCTACAAATATCACTTGGCAAGGCACAGTAAATCTTTTTCCATTTACCTACTTTGGAATAAGCAAATAAAGAGCCAATGATAAAAGGGGAGAGTGAGAGAACAGAAGCCACCATTGTTGTGGTTGGCAGTAAATTTTGGCTTGGAGCCACATGATACATACGTGGGTAACTGGGCATGCTACTCTGTCTTAACCAGTCTGAGAATTTCTAAAGTATTCTTTTGAGTATCCAGGTGTTTGTAGCCAGTATGCGCAAAATTTATTTCTAGCTGCATTCTCAACTGATGTGGGTAACATGCGTCAATACATGTTTCCAGATTGTGGTCGGCCCTAGTTCTTGGCACCCCCAGAAGCTTTGCTTGGAGAACGAAATGTTGAGAGCACACCGTAAATGTTTGCAAGTATGGTAGGAAAGCTGTAAATAGAACAGAAGCTAACTTACAGGAAGAATTCGGCCTTTGGGTTACCATATCATACTTATCAGTATTCTTTTTTTTTTTGACAACTCATCTTGTTCCATGCATTTAAGTGTTTCTTATGGCTACAGGAATTTGAACGTCTCAGGTGGGTGGTTAATCCAAAGAAGCCGACCAGCTGTCTCATACAGGTAGCTAAGGAATGGGCTTCACCATTGGTGGTCCTTCGCTCAAAATTTATCTCGGCACTCTCAAAATTATGCATCTTCTCTGATATTTCACGTGCTATGTGTGTAAATCACCATCATTCCTCACTACAGGCTACACGCTATAACCACTCAAGCTCGATGATCAACTCACAGAGACAAGGATTATCAACTTATATTATATGCCCAACACCATGCTCCTTGTACACTTGGATTATGAACAAGAGATGCAACTTTCTTTAGAGGTTTCTTGACATCAATCTTGACTCTTAACCCTGAAGAAGTTGCCCTCAAAATCTTGGGAAACACACCCGCCAAAAAAAAATCTTGGGAAACAGCGCTGCAAAAACAAATTCTCCCACTTTCCCTACAAAGGATTTCAGCAATTTGTGTGTACCCATGTGGAAGATCATGTATTGAATCCATATCAACAGATCTAACTTCATCCAATAGGGTTTGGTGAAGCCATCATAAGGTGCAAGAATAACAGTGTTTCCCAAAAAGTCCAGGGGTCCTCTTCAATGACTCTCCCAATCACCTAGACACGAAAACTGAGTCGTATACAGATTATCAGACAGCGGGCAAGGCTTCACATCCTGCACAAGATCCTAGGCTACCCGCATGTTCTTGTAGGACCAAGGTTGGCTATAGGGTTTAGCCGTGGGAAccctgtaacgccccggacacacccatcgatggtcgttactcctggcgggatctagactggccccacaaatcaatactagtcttttctgcacaCTTTGTGCTCACTTGTGCGCACCCAGGAGCAACTTTCCGGTTGGTCATCCATcttgaaactactccaagctgagaacgcttaactttggagttctgtccgaatgggctttCGGAAAAGAAgaaattccttattgatatgagtagtctatcatccctattaaggcagactatcacatacacccccactcaacgggtcacaaacgtcatgaacaacatgaccacacacctatccgcaaacatccgtgtaaccgtgagggtcggctctgataccaacttgtaacgccctggACACAGCCATCGGTGGTTGTTACTCCTGGCGgtatctagactggccccacaaatcaatactagtcttttctgcacactttgtcctcactcgtgcgcgcccaggagcaacttcccggtcgggcacccatcctaaaactactttaagctaagcacgcttaactttggagttctgtccgaatggtcttccgaaaaagaaggaattccttattgatatgagtagtctatcatccctattaagctAGACTATCACAAACCCCGACGATGGCCATCCAACATGTTGTAGCCACCGGCAGTGCTTCCTCCTGCTCTACAACAACATCTTGATTCTCCTCCGTCAAATGAGTTCTTTCATCATTGCTTCGACGTCACTCAAGACTTCTCCCGATCCAAACACTTCCTTCTCCATTGGTTATCCTAGCCCGAAGATCAATCTACCGGGCCATGGGGAACCCGAGTAAGCTAGACAAGACCAGGAAACGACACTAGGTCGTCCCTTAATCAGTTTGAACTAGTCCTGCAGGAGATGGCGGAAGGTTGGGAGGAAACTCGACGTTGGCTGGAATCGGTACCATGAAGAACAGAAACCCTAACTCGAGGGGAATGACAACGAAAAAGGTGGCGCACTGCACGCATACACTTTTTTGAGGCGGCATCGCTAAGCTTTATTAATCGACTGAAATGTTTACAGGAATAGACACGGTGTTGAAGCGAATTCCAAGCCACACATGGCGTCCCAAACTCAAAGAACTCGTGAACTAGCTATGTATTGAGCTTCATAGTTATTATTACGCCGCTTATGGCTAAAAAGACATTCTGAAAAGGATCAGACCGCTGCCTCATCTCCTTCGTGATGGCTGCATGAAATCACATACCCCCATTCTTGATATCGTCAATTATAACTTTGCAATCCGAGGTAATGTGAATCTTCTGTTGTGCGAAATCTTTTGCTAAGTAAAGGCCTTCTTGACATGCAATTGCTTCAGCCGAGTTGGGTCAGACGTGCCTCTATACACCATGGCTGAAGCATCCAAGTAGGTGTCGTCCACAACATTCAAGGGATTGTGAATTTTCTTAGCAACTTTAATTTCTTCAATATAGTTATTGATGAACAATGGGTTGATCACGGGCTTTGCAATACATCCTCATGTATTGCCTTCCTCCTTGCTGACCAAATAGCCACTACTGAAAAAATATTTAGGTGGGCTCAAATTAGAGCCAGGGGAGGATAGGTACCTGTCACTGAGCAGTTTCCATTGAGAATGTAGTGGGTGACTTAGCACAAGCAGCATGCAACAGGTCCTTTGCAGATGTAAATACCTGGATTTCTGAGAAGTGAGCTTGGGACCGCTTTCTTGCGAGTACTGGGCAAGCCGGTCAGATAAGATGGAACCCTATCCATCAAGTAGCAATGGGGGTAAAAAGTGTTGCCAGCCACTCCTGTGTGGATAGCAGTGGCGGGCAAACATAACCACCTGCCACTCGTAATTTTTTACAAATTTATCCGTGGGATCATAAAACCAGCAGTGGCGAGTGACAAACTCAAGCCCGCCACTAGTTTGCCATGCACCACTGGCGAGCCGAAAATTTGTTGCCACATCAATATTTCGATGACATGCGTCAATTTCTCCCAAAATTTCTAGAAAGTAAGCAGTGATGGGTACACTAAAACGTCCGTCACATATATAGTAAGTCAGGAAAATACTTGAAAGGTCATATTTACTAAAATCAGATTAGTCTAAAATTAGTGGTGTGTATTAAATATATAATTTTTTTTGAAGTTGAAATGTGTAAAAAAAATAGAGTTCCGTGTGGTAGGCGGCGCTTTCCTTTCAAAACCCTGACACTTCTCTGGAGAGTGTTCGGCTTGTATTTGAAGTGCATCAAATTTTACCTTAATGCTATCAAATTTTTACCAAACTCTAAAGTGATCCTATGAAGAcaacatgccaagtttcatctATTTCCGAACTCTTTTGCACGTTATTTGAAACCGAAGAGCATTTTGCCCTTTTTAATGGCTGAAAAATCAGTTAATGCTTTAAAAATAGCAAACCAACTAAAAAAGTATCTAAATTTGAGCATGGGACTTCCAATGGTGtgtactccctccttcccaaAATATAAGGCGTCAGTTGATTTTTTTTTGGTCTTTATTGCACAATTTTGACTATAATTTTCATGTATTATATGATAAAAAATTAGTATACATACATATGAAATAAAATCATTTTGCAAGTCAAATACGACAATGCCATTCATATATGTCCATCCATGGATTTTAATATATATTAGTGGTAAAACTCGTGCGTCAAAGATCGTGCAAAGTCAATCACACCTTATATTTTGGGAAAGAGGGAGTATTAAACATAGAAAAAATGAAGTTAAAATGATGAAAAAAAGAGTTGTTCGTGGAAGTTGGTGGTATCCGTTCGAAACCTGATACTTTGCCAGAGAGTGTTCAATTTGTATCCAATTTTCCCTGTAACGCCCTCAAATTTCTATCATGCCCTACAGGTGTCCTATGAAGACACCATGTCAAGTTTCATCCATTTCTAAGCTTATTTGCATGTTATTTGAAATCGGAGAGCGTTTTGCCCTTTtaatggctagaaaaccagttaATGCTTTAAAAGTAGCATACCAACCCAAAAGTGTCCACTTTTGAGCACGAGACTTCCAATGGTGTGTAGTAGACATAGAAAAAGTTTGAAGTTGAAATGATGTAAAAAAAAGTTGTCTGTGGAAGGCGGTGGTATTCGTTCTAAACCCTCATACCTCACCGAAGAGTGTTCGGTTTGTTCACAAAGTGATTCTGGTTTTCCATGTAACGCCCTGAAATTTTTACCACGCCCTACATGGGTCCTATGaagacaccatgccaagtttaaTCCATCTCCGAGCTCGTTTGCACATTATTTGAAACCGAAGAGTGTTTTGCCCCTTTTAATGGCCGCAAAACTAGTTAATGCTTTAAAAATAGCATACTAAATAAAAAAGTAGCCAAATTTGAGCATGGGACTTCCAATGGTGTGTATTAAACATATAAAAGTTTGAAGTTGAAATGATGTAAAAAAAGGAGTTTGCCTATGTCGGTTTCCCTCGGAAGCTTATGGACTTCACATTATCGCTGATTTTTCCCTGGATTGGTTTGAGGCCGATAATATTGTTTTTCATGAAAAGTTCAAAAAGGTAGAAAACAACTGGCATTGGGCGCTGAATTAATACGTTAGTCCAGAAAATAAGTATAAATTGGTGCCGGAACTGCACCAAAATGATATAAatatagcatgaaacaataaaaaattatagatgcatTTGAGAAGTATCAAGTACCTAAATCAGTGAATGATAGATCAACATGATAATATGAGTACCCCAAAATTtctactccctccgatccatattaattgtcgtAACTTTAGTTCAACTTTCTTCTAAAGTTGTATTAAAGTTGAGGATAATTAACATGGATCTAATTGTATTTTTTTTCTAGAATGGATTTCTTATGGGAATACTAATGGATGAGCCACTATGAATAAATTATGGGAGTTATGAAAGAAGCTTCAAACTCATATTGTTCATGGGTTTAGagcgggagttgaacttaggaGGTCGAATCCTCCCTTGTTCCTCAGTAGCTCAGTGGTAGAGCGGTCGGTTGTTAACTGACTGGTCGTAGGTTCGAATCCTACTTTGGTTGGAGTCcgaaaaaggaataaaaataaagtaaATTCAAGGAAGAGCTTTCTTTGGAGGAAGTATTTTTATTTCGTTGTTCCACAACACACCAATACCACCACTTCTAGGAGCTTGCATCTGCATAACTACTATCAAAACCAATAACTAGCCATACTTTCTACTCTCACTTTGCTTAACTAAGTTTCAAGATACAAAGGATAGTAGTGGTGGACTGTTGCATTAAAGTGCGAAGCTCTCGAACCATCGCTCGCCGCCAATCCCACGAGAATTCCAGCAAAGAACAATCATTACTGCTGGCTCGATCCCGGAGCCCACCAATTTATCATCAAAATTCTTAGATTTATAGGGTGAAGTACCCTTCTTAAGTTTCTTTCTACCCCGTGGTCTCACATATTCAAGAGGAGGAGGTGGAGCTAGTAGCCCATTCTTGTTCTACCCAATGTGCCAGTTGCATCTCCATGCAAATTGTTCTCACAGGTGTCCCATGGATCCTCAGTTTCTTGCTCAATTGCATGCACTGGCCCTGTGCCAAAGTCTAGTTTCTTAGCTTTACTGCTTTGGGCTTTATCCTCTCCCTCTTGAGATGAAGCATTCTTTAGAGGACTCCATGAAGTGACATCTAGATCATCAGCGCCATTAGAATGCAGGCCTGCTTTCCGAAAGGGCCACTTGCGTGGGTTTTCACCTTCACTTCCGTTTTGgccactgataacccacaagtataggggatcgcaaccgttttcgagggtagagtattcaacccaaatttattgattcgacacaaggggagccaaagaatattctcaagcattaacagttgagttgtcaattcaatcgcacctgaaagacttaatatctgtagcaaagtatttagtagtaaagtaatatggaagtaacggtaacaatGGCAAAAGTAATAATAGTAGTTTTTGTAGTGATtataacagtggcaacggaaaagtaactaagcaaagatcaatatgtgaaaagctcgtaggcaatggatcagtgatggataattatgtcaaatgtgattcctcatgcaacagttataacatagggtgacacagaactagctccagttcatcaatgtaatgtaggcatgtattccgaatatagtcatacgtgcttatggaaaagaacttgcatgacatcttttgtcctaccctcccgtggcagcggggtcctatcagaaactaagggatattaaggcctacttttaatagagtaccagaacaaagcattaacacttagtgaatacatggactcctcaaactatagtcatcaccgggagtggtcccgattattgtcacttcagggttaccgaatcataacacatagtaggtgactattgacttgcaaaataggatcaagaactcacatatattaatgaaaacataataggttcagatctgaaatcatggcactcgggccctagtgacaagcattaagcatagaaaagtcatagcaacatcaatctcagaacataatggatactagggatcaaaccctaacaaaactaactcgattacatgataaatctcatctaacccatcaccgtccagcaagcctacgatggaattactcaagcacggaggtgagcatcatgaaattggtgatggaggaaggttg encodes:
- the LOC125551290 gene encoding pentatricopeptide repeat-containing protein At3g06430, chloroplastic — encoded protein: MALAGAANATFRPRLVTAAADTSDTNTRRRHWKAGEFPFPTTSPSSGTQQRRRPRTTERPPPPPPSKGEDPEGRGRQRHWKAEEDPEGGGRQRHWRAGEFPAAAESQSQSGRRGRARTPIKNVQKRLDARADAKAWACTVTEALADRIAAKNWREALQVFEMLKEQTFYYPKEGTYMKLLLLLGRSGQPSLAQDLFTEMQQQGCQPTPELYTALIGAYCRNGLLDEALKLLEDMKAAPLCQPDVYTYSILIKAFVDASRFDLVDAMYKEMAERSVTPNTVTQNIVLSGYCRAGRLDDMEKLLSAMLESANCKPDVWTMNIILSLFGNSGQVELMEKWYEKFRGYGIEPETRTFNILIGAYGKKRMYDKMSAVMEYMRRLAFPWTTATYNNVIEAFAVAGDAKNMEDTFNQMRSEGMKPDTKTFCCLINGFSNAALFHKVVGMVKLAERLDVPANTSFHNSVLAACAKAEDLMEMERVFRHMKHMQCEADAITYSILLEAYRKEGMTDKMYALQQENPSLVSTELVMV